The following are from one region of the Nicotiana tomentosiformis chromosome 7, ASM39032v3, whole genome shotgun sequence genome:
- the LOC104088437 gene encoding uncharacterized protein isoform X2, whose amino-acid sequence MPSLQTALPPELANNAIRLYRECLRRAKYIGSKQHNTELLVGMVRQQFKKHMHETDPDRIQKLKDEIRERSILTL is encoded by the exons ATGCCGTCTCTCCAAACAGCATTGCCTCCTGAACTAGCCAACAATGCTATCCGA CTTTATCGTGAGTGTCTCCGACGAGCAAAATATATTGGCAGTAAG CAACATAACACCGAGCTTCTTGTTGGTATGGTAAGACAGCAGTTCAAAAAGCATATGCACGAGACTGATCCGGATAGAATTCAGAAATTGAAGGATGA GATTAGAGAGAGAAGTATATTGACACTCTAG
- the LOC104088437 gene encoding uncharacterized protein isoform X1, protein MPSLQTALPPELANNAIRLYRECLRRAKYIGSKQHNTELLVGMVRQQFKKHMHETDPDRIQKLKDDAARGLINHMLHESEKMTGRKFSQSS, encoded by the exons ATGCCGTCTCTCCAAACAGCATTGCCTCCTGAACTAGCCAACAATGCTATCCGA CTTTATCGTGAGTGTCTCCGACGAGCAAAATATATTGGCAGTAAG CAACATAACACCGAGCTTCTTGTTGGTATGGTAAGACAGCAGTTCAAAAAGCATATGCACGAGACTGATCCGGATAGAATTCAGAAATTGAAGGATGA TGCTGCGAGGGGGCTCATAAACCACATGTTGCATGAATCTGAGAAGATGACTGGCCGGAAATTCAGCCAGAGTTCTTGA